The following proteins are encoded in a genomic region of Nicotiana sylvestris chromosome 4, ASM39365v2, whole genome shotgun sequence:
- the LOC138889751 gene encoding uncharacterized protein, translating into MIEMHKQWHKKLLFALLGYRTTVHTSTGATPYMLVYGTEVVILAEVEIPSLKIIQEVELDDVEWVKIRYEQLALIDGKRMNAVCHGQLYQNRMSRAFNKKVK; encoded by the coding sequence atgatagagatgcataaacagtggcacaaaAAGTTAttatttgctctattggggtatcgcaccacagtccacacatcaacaggggcaaccccctatatgctggtttatggtacagaggttgtcattctagctgaggtagaaattccttccctaaagatcatacaagaagttgagctcgacgaCGTGGAGTGGGTAAAAattcgttatgagcaactagccctcatagacggaaagagaatgaatgcagtttgccatggtcaactctatcagaacagaatgtccagagccttcaacaagaaagTCAAGTGA